The Candidatus Brocadiaceae bacterium genome contains the following window.
TGGGTGCACAGGATCAGAGGTCCAGGCCCGCACTTTGGAACTGCTGGATTACATGGAAATTGCAGAACGAGCGGATTACCTACCAGCCCTTTTGTCCGGCGGTGAACAGCAGCGGCTGGCTGTGGCACGGGCTCTGGTCAATAAACCCAGGCTTATCCTTGCAGACGAGCCCACAGCCTCCCTTGACACGGTCAGGGGCAAAAAGGTAATGGAGATTCTAAAGAAAATCGCCCATGAGCAGCAGACCACGGTAATAGCTGTTACGCACGATGCCCGTATGATAGAGGGTTTTGATCACGTCTACCATCTCAGGGACGGACAACTCAGTCAGGCCCATTGAATCCCT
Protein-coding sequences here:
- a CDS encoding ATP-binding cassette domain-containing protein yields the protein MIFTTTQVFHTSGHTFSLHLVGCTGSEVQARTLELLDYMEIAERADYLPALLSGGEQQRLAVARALVNKPRLILADEPTASLDTVRGKKVMEILKKIAHEQQTTVIAVTHDARMIEGFDHVYHLRDGQLSQAH